A part of Onthophagus taurus isolate NC chromosome 7, IU_Otau_3.0, whole genome shotgun sequence genomic DNA contains:
- the LOC111425711 gene encoding antifreeze protein Maxi-like has protein sequence MAKFFVICACLIAINFAETKRQVVSDSESAAGGHFSSVSISDGGYGGGYGGKDTYSAGSGLKTIAQGSADQANNAVANQHSAARNAAFAAKSTLAQAAAGAAATAQAALIGKHILVQKLQQDVAEAHQQLESELNQLELAQRSASAAQAAANQAQQAANAINSAANAVQGGAAHAQQAAEAAHAELGSQEAMVGHAKQRLSSLGQQLQAAQADLHATQAAAQQAESAAQIAQSNAAQAAEKAQAAGLEHGGGLSIGGDGHGFSSSGNGLGSYH, from the exons ATGGCAAAATTCTTCGTCATTTGCGCTTGTTTaa tCGCAATCAATTTTGCGGAAACAAAGAGGCAAGTAGTTAGTGACAGTGAATCAGCCGCTGGAGGACATTTCTCGTCTGTTTCCATCTCAGACGGTGGATATGGAGGTGGATACGGTGGAAAAGACACCTACAGCGCCGGAAGTGGATTAAAAACAATCGCCCAAGGATCAGCCGATCAAGCCAATAACGCCGTGGCCAACCAACATTCCGCCGCAAGAAACGCAGCTTTTGCTGCAAAAAGCACTTTGGCACAAGCAGCTGCTGGA gCTGCAGCAACAGCACAAGCAGCCCTTATTGGTAAACACATCTTAGTTCAAAAACTCCAACAAGATGTTGCCGAAGCTCACCAACAACTCGAATCCGAACTTAATCAATTAGAATTAGCCCAAAGGTCTGCTTCTGCCGCTCAAGCAGCTGCTAATCAAGCCCAACAAGCTGCCAACGCAATCAACTCCGCTGCTAACGCCGTTCAAGGAGGCGCAGCTCACGCTCAACAAGCCGCCGAAGCTGCCCATGCTGAATTAGGATCCCAAGAAGCCATGGTAGGACACGCTAAACAAAGGTTATCTTCGTTAGGACAACAACTTCAAGCAGCTCAAGCCGATCTTCATGCCACTCAGGCTGCCGCTCAACAAGCTGAATCCGCTGCACAAATTGCGCAGTCTAATGCTGCACAAGCTGCCGAAAAAGCTCAAGCTGCCGGACTTGAACACGGAGGAGGATTGTCCATTGGAGGAGATGGTCATGGATTCTCTTCATCCGGAAATGGATTAGGAAGCTACCATTAA